The Prunus persica cultivar Lovell chromosome G7, Prunus_persica_NCBIv2, whole genome shotgun sequence genome has a segment encoding these proteins:
- the LOC18770152 gene encoding mitogen-activated protein kinase 7, giving the protein MATLVEPPDGIRQRGKHYYSMWQTLFEVDTKYVPIKPIGRGAYGIVCSSINRVTNEKVAIKKINNVFENRIDALRTLRELKLLRHIRHENVIALKDVMMPIHRTSFKDVYFVYELMDTDLHQIIKSSQPLTSDHCKYFLFQLLRGLKYLHSANILHRDLKPGNLLINANCDLKICDFGLARTSGGTGQFMTEYVVTRWYRAPELLLCCDNYGTSIDVWSVGCIFAEILGRKPIFPGTECLNQLKLIINVLGSQHEPDLAFIDNPKARKYIKSLPYSRGTHFSRLYPQADPLAIDLLQRMLVFDPTKRISVTEALQHPYMSGLYDPRCNPPAQVPINLDIDENLAEPMIREMMWHEMLHYHPEAAFVNA; this is encoded by the exons atggcaaCTTTAGTTGAGCCCCCAGATGGAATTAGGCAACGGGGGAAGCATTATTACTCAATGTGGCAAACATTATTTGAAGTTGACACCAAGTACGTTCCGATCAAACCCATAGGGCGAGGAGCATATGGCATAGTGTGCTCGTCCATCAATAGGGTAACAAATGAGAAAGTTGCAATCAAGAAGATCAATAATGTGTTTGAGAACCGAATCGATGCATTGAGGACTCTGAGGGAGTTGAAGCTTCTTAGGCATATCCGGCACGAGAATGTGATTGCTTTGAAGGATGTTATGATGCCTATCCACAGGACAAGTTTCAAGGATGTGTATTTTGTTTATGAGCTCATGGATACAGATCTTCATCAAATTATAAAGTCCTCTCAACCACTTACCAGTGACCATTGCAAATACTTTCTATTTCAG TTGCTTCGAGGTCTCAAGTATCTTCACTCAGCAAACATCCTTCACCGGGACTTGAAGCCTGGAAACCTGCTCATCAATGCTAACTGTGACTTaaaaatatgtgattttgggttGGCCCGAACCAGTGGAGGTACTGGCCAATTCATGACAGAGTATGTTGTCACTCGCTGGTATCGTGCACCAGAGCTGCTATTGTGCTGTGACAATTATGGAACATCCATTGACGTCTGGTCCGTAGGATGCATCTTTGCTGAGATTCTTGGTCGGAAACCAATCTTCCCTGGAACTGAATGCCTCAACCAACTAAAACTAATTATCAATGTTCTTGGTAGCCAGCATGAACCTGATCTTGCATTCATTGACAATCCGAAAGCCAGGAAGTACATCAAATCACTGCCCTATTCTAGGGGAACACATTTTTCCCGTCTATACCCCCAAGCTGATCCGTTAGCTATAGACTTGTTGCAAAGGATGCTTGTGTTTGATCCAACTAAGAGAATCTCTGTCACCGAAGCACTCCAACACCCTTACATGTCAGGGTTATATGATCCAAGATGCAATCCTCCTGCCCAGGTTCCAATCAACCTCGACATAGATGAGAATTTAGCGGAACCAATGATTAGGGAGATGATGTGGCATGAGATGCTTCACTACCATCCAGAAGCTGCTTTTGTGAATGCCTAG
- the LOC18769167 gene encoding bZIP transcription factor 44 — MGSSSGVSSGSSMLQNSGSDEDLHQVMDQRKRKRMLSNRESARRSRMRKQEHLTDLTAQIGLLKKENHQILTSMNVTNQLYMNLEAENSVLRAQMDELSNRLQSLNDIIDCINSSKWLFEAEEEDTQIIGGDGFLNPWSTLCLNQPIMASADMFMC, encoded by the coding sequence ATGGGTTCTTCTAGTGGGGTTTCTTCAGGGTCAAGCATGCTTCAGAACTCAGGCTCTGATGAAGATCTTCATCAGGTCATGGACCAAAGAAAGCGCAAAAGAATGCTATCCAATCGGGAATCGGCACGTAGATCTAGGATGCGCAAACAGGAGCATCTGACCGATCTGACGGCTCAAATTGGTCTTCTGAAGAAGGAGAACCACCAAATCCTCACAAGCATGAATGTGACCAACCAACTCTACATGAACCTTGAGGCAGAGAACTCTGTCCTCAGAGCTCAGATGGATGAGCTCAGCAACAGACTGCAGTCTCTCAATGATATCATAGACTGCATTAACTCAAGCAAATGGCTTTTTGaggctgaagaagaagacactCAGATTATTGGTGGTGATGGATTTCTTAATCCATGGAGCACTCTCTGTTTGAACCAACCAATTATGGCTTCTGCTGACATGTTTATGTGTTAA
- the LOC18769770 gene encoding periodic tryptophan protein 1 homolog — translation MISAISWVPRGVSKPVPSVADPPTKEEIDELIKTGALERSGDGESEDGDGEMDVETPKKDDQISQALEVAKALGKASKVTESGTKFDDITDGLRELDMEHYDDEEDGIDPFSSGLGDLYYPSNDMDPYLKDKDDDEESEDSDDMTINPTDSVIVCARNEDDVSQLEIWLYVESEDGESNVYVHHDVIISSFPLCTAWLDCPLKGGDKGNFIAVGLMDEPSIEIWDLDIIDEVQPCVVLGGIAEMKKKKGKKASIKYKEGSHRDSVLGLAWNKFYRNVLASASADKQVKIWDVATGKCTITMEHHTDKVQAVAWNHFAHQVLLSGSFDHSVVLKDGRASSHSGYKWTVTADVESLAWDPHTEHSFVVSLEDGTVKGFDIRAATSSSTSESKPSFTLHAHDKAVCAISYNPSAPNLLATGSTDKMVKLWDVSNNQPSCISSRNPKAGAVFSVSFSEDNPFLLAIGGSKGTLEVWDTSYDAAVAQRFGSYIKKSRTTPGS, via the exons ATGATATCAGCAATTTCTTGGGTGCCCAgaggagtttcaaagccagtTCCCTCAGTCGCCGACCCGCCCACCAAAGAGGAAATCGATGAGTTAATCAAAACCGGTGCTTTGGAGAGAAG TGGAGATGGTGAAAGTGAGGACGGTGATGGAGAAATGGATGTTGAAACCCCCAAGAAGGATGATCAAATCTCCCAAGCATTAGAGGTAGCAAAAGCACTCGGCAAAGCTTCTAAAGTTACAGAGTCAGGGACCAAATTTGATGATATAACCGATGGATTGAGGGAACTTGACATGGAACattatgatgatgaggaggatg GCATTGACCCGTTTAGTAGTGGGCTTGGAGACCTTTACTACCCTAGTAATGATATGGATCCATATCTCAAGGATAAGGATGAT gACGAGGAGTCGGAAGACAGTGATGACATGACCATTAACCCGACTGATTCAGTCATAGTCTGCGCCCGCAATGAGGATGATGTCAGCCAGCTTGAG ATTTGGCTGTATGTCGAATCAGAAGATGGTGAATCAAATGTTTATGTGCACCATGACGTCATCATTTCATCGTTCCCCCTTTGCACAGCATGGCTTGATTGTCCTCTCAAAGGTGGAGACAAAG GGAATTTCATAGCTGTTGGTTTAATGGATGAACCTTCCATTGAGATTTGGGATCTTGACATT aTTGATGAAGTACAACCATGTGTGGTATTGGGCGGTATTGCtgagatgaagaaaaagaaaggaaagaag GCATCAATCAAATACAAAGAAGGCAGTCACAGAGATTCAGTTCTTGGCCTTGCTTGGAATAAGTTCTACAG AAATGTACTTGCTAGTGCAAGTGCTGACAAACAAGTTAAGATTTGGGATGTGGCTACCGGAAAATGTACCATTACCATGGAGCATCATACAGACAAG GTTCAGGCAGTTGCATGGAATCATTTTGCCCATCAAGTTCTTCTTAGTGGATCTTTTGATCATTCAGTAGTCttg AAAGATGGGAGGGCGTCATCACATTCTGGCTATAAATGGACAGTCACAGCTGATGTAGAAAGCTTAGCATGGGATCCACACACTGAGCATTCATTTGTG GTGAGCCTTGAAGACGGCACAGTCAAAGGTTTTGATATTCGGGCTGCCACATCTTCTTCTACTTCTGAGTCTAAACCTAGTTTTACTCTTCATGCACACGACAAAGCTGTTTGCGCAATCTCCTATAACCCCTCAGCACCTAAT cttCTTGCAACTGGATCCACGGACAAAATG GTAAAGCTTTGGGATGTGTCAAACAACCAACCCTCATGCATTTCATCCAGGAATCCTAAAGCT GGAGCTGTGTTTTCTGTTTCGTTCTCGGAAGATAACCCGTTTTTGCTTGCCATAGGAGGCTCAAAAGGGACTCTGGAA GTATGGGATACGTCATACGATGCTGCAGTTGCCCAAAGATTTGGGAGTTACATCAAGAAGAGCAGAACCACACCTGGGTCTTGA